The Kroppenstedtia pulmonis genome has a segment encoding these proteins:
- the nadE gene encoding ammonia-dependent NAD(+) synthetase, with product MRSLQEQIIQDLHVQPNIQAESEIRNRVRFLKQYLLFTGAKGFVLGISGGQDSTLAGRLAQMAVEELREEEENKDFQFIAVRLPYGIQRDEADARLALRFIRPDRVITVNIKEAVDASVKALRQATGEPFSDFLKGNTKARERMKVQYDLAACHQLLVLGTDHAAEAVTGFYTKFGDGASDLTPLYGLSKRQGKKLLQSLGAEAILYEKVPTADLLDEKPGRSDEEELQLSYEEIDNYLEGNPVTEEVARKIEEKYLRSQHKRVLPVTPFTSWWKN from the coding sequence ATGAGATCTCTTCAGGAACAGATTATCCAGGATCTTCATGTTCAACCCAATATCCAGGCTGAATCTGAAATACGTAACCGTGTCCGGTTTTTAAAGCAATATCTGCTCTTCACAGGTGCCAAAGGGTTTGTCCTTGGCATATCCGGGGGACAGGATTCCACCCTGGCGGGACGCCTGGCGCAGATGGCAGTGGAAGAGTTACGGGAAGAGGAGGAAAATAAAGACTTTCAATTTATCGCAGTTCGCCTCCCCTATGGCATCCAACGGGATGAGGCGGATGCCCGGCTTGCCTTGCGCTTTATCCGGCCGGACAGAGTGATAACCGTCAATATCAAAGAGGCAGTGGATGCTTCTGTAAAAGCTCTTCGGCAAGCAACAGGTGAACCCTTTTCCGATTTTTTAAAGGGAAATACCAAGGCCCGGGAAAGAATGAAGGTACAATACGATCTAGCGGCTTGTCATCAGCTTCTGGTATTGGGAACGGATCATGCCGCTGAAGCGGTAACAGGCTTTTATACGAAGTTCGGCGACGGAGCCAGCGACTTGACGCCTCTTTATGGGTTAAGCAAAAGGCAGGGAAAGAAGCTCCTCCAATCTCTGGGGGCAGAAGCCATCCTTTATGAAAAAGTACCCACCGCCGATCTGTTGGATGAAAAACCCGGCCGCAGTGATGAAGAGGAGTTGCAACTCTCCTATGAAGAAATCGATAATTATCTGGAAGGGAATCCCGTAACAGAAGAAGTTGCCCGCAAAATCGAGGAAAAATATTTAAGAAGTCAACACAAGCGAGTCCTCCCTGTCACCCCCTTTACATCATGGTGGAAAAACTGA
- the fdhD gene encoding formate dehydrogenase accessory sulfurtransferase FdhD yields the protein MMNRGRFARRTVQHITSGQSDTRLDQVVMEEPLEIRLVFPGTAPLSIAVTMRTPGNDFELAAGFLFTEGIIPTPDMIRSITYCRDPQRDRQQQYNIVNVDLQPGVRLDLEPLQRNFYTSSSCGICGKASMEAIRVKGVKPVKEGMTVDPRVIAGLGETLRQEQKVFDKTGGLHAAGWFDSKGNLMALREDVGRHNAVDKLLGFTFLEKKIPLSDSILMVSGRTSFEILQKAAVAGIPVVTAVSAPSSLACETAESFGITLIGFARGNRFNIYTGKQRIRDRQ from the coding sequence ATGATGAATCGCGGACGTTTTGCCCGAAGAACGGTTCAGCATATTACTTCCGGTCAATCCGACACACGTCTGGATCAAGTGGTTATGGAGGAACCCCTGGAAATCCGCCTCGTTTTCCCTGGAACCGCTCCTTTGTCCATCGCCGTAACAATGCGAACACCGGGAAACGATTTTGAATTGGCCGCAGGGTTTCTGTTTACGGAAGGGATCATCCCCACACCGGATATGATCCGTTCCATTACATATTGTCGGGATCCCCAACGGGATCGACAACAGCAATACAACATCGTCAATGTTGACCTGCAGCCAGGTGTACGGTTGGATTTGGAACCGCTGCAACGAAACTTTTACACCAGTTCCAGTTGTGGTATTTGCGGAAAAGCATCTATGGAGGCAATCAGAGTGAAGGGTGTCAAGCCTGTAAAGGAAGGAATGACTGTCGACCCCAGGGTGATTGCAGGTCTGGGGGAAACCCTTCGCCAGGAACAAAAAGTATTTGATAAAACCGGGGGTCTTCACGCTGCTGGATGGTTCGACTCCAAGGGAAATTTAATGGCACTCCGGGAAGACGTCGGTCGGCACAATGCTGTGGACAAACTTTTGGGCTTTACCTTTTTGGAAAAAAAGATCCCGTTGTCTGACAGCATTTTAATGGTTAGCGGCCGTACCAGCTTTGAAATCCTGCAAAAGGCGGCAGTGGCAGGAATACCGGTGGTAACGGCTGTTTCTGCTCCCTCCAGCTTAGCCTGTGAGACGGCAGAATCCTTCGGGATTACCTTGATTGGCTTTGCCAGAGGGAACCGATTCAACATTTATACAGGTAAACAACGTATCCGTGATCGTCAATGA